The proteins below are encoded in one region of Brevundimonas fontaquae:
- the phnE gene encoding phosphonate ABC transporter, permease protein PhnE, with amino-acid sequence MTAVASTAVAIPAAPKKSALAWVADVLVWGGVAAVLLYSIDAVDLGNISRLFAGNDSTQLFVHDLLRPDFSDWKMFVAKMWETVQIALWGTFLAVILGIPLGLAAARNIAPVWVVTPVRWIMNLLRSVPDLVIGLLFVTAVGLGPLAGVLAITLNTAGVLAKLFSEAVESIDKGPVEGVRATGAGKLHEIVWGVLPQVAPLWTSFALYRFESNSRSATVLGLIGAGGIGQVLFDSMNAFDFRAVSAIVIVVVVAVTLIDTLSQVMRRRLL; translated from the coding sequence TTGACCGCAGTCGCGTCTACCGCCGTCGCGATTCCGGCGGCGCCCAAGAAGTCCGCCCTCGCCTGGGTCGCCGACGTCCTCGTCTGGGGCGGCGTCGCCGCCGTCCTGCTGTACAGCATCGACGCCGTCGATCTGGGCAACATCTCGCGTCTGTTCGCCGGCAACGACAGCACCCAGCTGTTCGTCCACGACCTGCTGCGTCCCGACTTCAGCGACTGGAAGATGTTCGTCGCCAAGATGTGGGAGACGGTGCAGATCGCCCTATGGGGCACCTTCCTGGCCGTGATCCTGGGTATTCCGCTGGGTCTGGCGGCGGCGCGCAACATCGCGCCCGTCTGGGTCGTGACGCCGGTGCGCTGGATCATGAACCTGCTGCGTTCGGTGCCGGATTTGGTGATCGGCCTGCTGTTCGTCACCGCCGTGGGCCTGGGGCCTCTGGCGGGTGTTCTGGCCATCACCCTGAATACGGCCGGGGTTCTGGCCAAGCTGTTCTCGGAAGCGGTCGAGTCGATCGACAAGGGTCCGGTCGAGGGCGTGCGCGCCACCGGCGCCGGCAAGCTGCACGAGATCGTCTGGGGCGTCCTGCCTCAGGTCGCGCCGCTGTGGACCTCGTTCGCCCTGTACCGTTTCGAATCCAACAGCCGGTCCGCGACAGTGCTGGGTCTGATCGGCGCGGGCGGCATCGGCCAGGTGCTGTTCGACAGCATGAACGCGTTCGATTTCCGCGCCGTCTCGGCCATCGTCATCGTCGTCGTCGTCGCCGTGACCCTGATCGACACCCTGTCGCAGGTGATGCGCCGCCGCCTGCTGTAG
- a CDS encoding substrate-binding domain-containing protein: MIRTLKLAASAAALLALAACGDNGGGGSASGARSGIWAAGSSTVFPFATRVAETFARGSGGAAPRVESLGTGGGIQAFCQGVGPTTPDIANASRQMKQSEFDLCAKNGVTDIVEIKIGFDGIVIATARNGNGFNFELNDLYEGLAKEVPGANGQFVPNPAKTWNQVNAGLPNQRIQVYGPPPTSGTRDAFLELGMTPGAKLVPAVKAIEGDKDRFEAIAHTLREDGAWIDSGENDNAIVQTLTRTPGSLGVFGYSFLEQNLDTVKAETIDGVAPTADTIASGEYPLSRSLYIYVKKAHIGVIPGLQQFVQEFLSEGAAGKGGYLADRGLIPLPEDQLLAQRATIAAMTPMARPAK; this comes from the coding sequence ATGATCCGCACACTGAAACTGGCGGCTTCGGCCGCCGCCCTTCTGGCCCTGGCGGCCTGTGGCGACAACGGCGGGGGCGGCTCCGCCTCCGGCGCGCGTTCCGGCATCTGGGCGGCCGGTTCGTCGACCGTCTTCCCCTTCGCCACGCGGGTCGCCGAGACCTTCGCGCGCGGTTCGGGCGGCGCGGCGCCGCGCGTCGAATCGCTGGGCACCGGCGGCGGCATCCAGGCCTTCTGCCAGGGCGTCGGCCCGACCACTCCGGACATCGCCAACGCCTCGCGTCAGATGAAGCAGTCCGAGTTCGACCTGTGCGCCAAGAACGGCGTCACCGACATCGTCGAGATCAAGATCGGCTTCGACGGCATCGTCATCGCCACGGCCCGTAACGGCAACGGCTTCAACTTCGAACTGAACGACCTGTACGAGGGCCTGGCCAAGGAAGTGCCGGGCGCCAACGGTCAGTTCGTCCCCAATCCGGCCAAGACCTGGAACCAGGTCAACGCCGGCCTGCCGAACCAGCGCATCCAGGTCTATGGCCCGCCGCCCACCTCGGGCACGCGCGACGCCTTCTTGGAGCTGGGCATGACGCCGGGCGCCAAGCTGGTGCCGGCCGTCAAGGCGATCGAAGGCGACAAGGACCGGTTCGAAGCCATCGCCCACACCCTGCGCGAGGACGGCGCCTGGATCGATTCCGGCGAGAACGACAACGCCATCGTCCAGACCCTGACCCGCACGCCAGGCTCGCTGGGCGTGTTCGGCTATTCGTTCCTGGAGCAGAACCTGGACACGGTGAAGGCCGAGACCATCGACGGCGTCGCCCCGACCGCCGACACCATCGCCAGCGGTGAATACCCGCTGTCGCGCAGCCTCTACATCTATGTGAAGAAGGCCCATATCGGCGTCATTCCGGGCCTGCAGCAGTTCGTGCAGGAGTTCCTGTCGGAAGGCGCCGCCGGCAAGGGCGGCTATCTGGCCGACCGCGGCCTGATCCCGCTGCCGGAAGACCAATTGCTGGCTCAGCGCGCGACCATCGCCGCCATGACGCCGATGGCCCGCCCCGCCAAGTAA
- the galU gene encoding UTP--glucose-1-phosphate uridylyltransferase GalU, translated as MTTTPARLRKAVLPVAGLGTRVLPGTKTTPKELLNVVDRPILSYIVEEAREAGIEHIVFVTGRSKGAIEDYFDHQIELEAQLLAKGKTDILEMMNAELALAGEMSFTRQMQPKGLGHAVWCARDIIGHEPFAVILPDVIVDSQPGALKQLAEVYAETGGNIIGVESVPEDQTHKYGIVDPVSRDGSRIVMKGMVEKPAAGTAPSNLSISGRYILQPEIFDLLATQEKGAGGEIQLTDAMARLMADQSFTAVEYEGVTHDCGDKIGLLRANVALALKRPDLGDAARQAIAGLL; from the coding sequence ATGACCACCACGCCCGCGCGCCTGCGCAAGGCCGTACTGCCCGTCGCGGGCCTCGGCACCCGGGTCCTGCCCGGCACCAAGACGACCCCCAAGGAACTGCTTAACGTCGTCGACCGGCCGATCCTGTCCTACATCGTCGAAGAGGCGCGCGAAGCCGGGATCGAGCACATCGTCTTCGTCACCGGCCGCTCCAAGGGCGCCATCGAGGACTATTTCGATCACCAGATCGAGCTGGAAGCCCAGCTTCTGGCCAAGGGCAAGACCGATATCCTGGAGATGATGAACGCCGAATTGGCCTTGGCAGGGGAGATGAGCTTCACCCGCCAGATGCAGCCCAAGGGGCTGGGTCACGCCGTCTGGTGCGCGCGCGACATCATCGGCCACGAGCCGTTCGCCGTCATCCTGCCCGACGTCATCGTGGACTCTCAGCCCGGCGCCCTGAAGCAGTTGGCCGAGGTCTATGCCGAGACCGGCGGCAACATCATCGGCGTGGAATCCGTCCCCGAAGATCAGACCCACAAATACGGCATTGTCGATCCGGTGAGCCGCGACGGTTCGCGCATCGTCATGAAGGGCATGGTCGAAAAGCCCGCCGCCGGAACCGCGCCGTCCAACCTGTCGATCTCGGGCCGTTACATCCTGCAGCCGGAGATCTTCGACCTGTTGGCGACGCAGGAAAAGGGCGCGGGCGGCGAAATCCAGCTGACCGACGCCATGGCGCGACTGATGGCGGACCAGAGCTTCACCGCCGTTGAATATGAGGGCGTGACCCACGATTGCGGCGACAAGATCGGCCTGTTGCGCGCCAACGTCGCCCTGGCCCTGAAACGCCCCGACCTAGGCGACGCGGCTCGCCAGGCGATCGCGGGCCTGCTCTGA